TCTCGTGAGCATTTATCCCTTTTACGACGTTGTAAAAGACATAAGCGGGAAGTATTACAGAGTTGAGAGTTTAGTTCCTCCGAAAGCGGATTACCACGTTTACGAATTGACACCAAGAGAACTCATAAAACTCTACAGGGCAAAAGTCGTTTTCGTTAGCGGTGTTCCCTTAGGAGAGTGGGAAGAGAAGGTGGAGAAAATAGCCAAGGGCAAAGTTTACTCCCTGTCAAAAGGCATAGAGCTAATCACCTACGGACACGAAGAATTAGGGAAGGATCCTCATTTCTGGGTATCTCCAAAAAGAATGCTAAAAGTGGCTAAAAACGTAGAAGAAGCCCTCACGGAAACCTTTAAAAAGAACTTTTCTGAAAATTACAAAAACGTTGAGCAAGAGCTGAAAAAACTGGATGAAGCTTACACGAAAACGCTTTCCAAGTGCGAGTATAAAAAGTTCGGAGCAGTTCACGGAGCCTTCGGATACCTTGCGAAAGACTACGGACTTGAACAGGTACTCCTCAGGGAGGAGCACGGACACGGTGATATATCTCCATCTGAACTGAAAAAACTTGTAAAACTCATAAAGAAAAAGGAAATAAAGGTAGTTTTAATTCCTAAAGGTGTGCACTCAAAGTTTGCAGAAATATTGAAGGAAACGTACAACATCACCGTTTACGAGGTAAACGTTAAGATAATCCCGGAAGAGGAGGGAGATAATTATTACAAAATTATGGAAAGGAACTTAAAAGTTTTAAAAGAAGCTCTCAAATGCGGGTAATAGAAGTAAAAAATCTTACCTTTTCATACGACGGTAAACACAACGTCCTTGAAGACGTTTCTTTTTACGTAGAAAAGGGAGACTTTTTGGGGATAGTTGGCCCAAACGGAGCGGGGAAATCCACACTTCTGAAATTGATTCTCGGCTTTTTAAAGCCAAAATCTGGAGAGATATACCTCTTCGGAAAGAAAATAGAAGAATTCAAAGACTGGAAAAGGGTGGGATACGTTCCCCAGAGACTTAGCGTGGAACACGCTTTTCCCGGAACTGTGAAGGAGCTCCTAAGCAGCGTATGCGAAGACAAGAAGGAAATAGATTACCTTGTTGAGTTTTTAAAGTTAAAGAATATAGTTAACAAGCAATTTACAAAGCTCTCGGGAGGACAGCAACAGAGGGTTTTACTTGCTATGGCTCTTTCCTACAATCCTGAACTTATACTCCTCGACGAGCCAACTGTAGGACTTGACGTACACGCAATAAACCACTTCATGAGTATTCTACTGGATCTCAATATGAACCATAAAAAGAGTATAGTGATGATTTCCCACGATATAGGAACACTCCTCAAACACGCGAGTAAAATACTGTGTCTGAATAAAAAGGTATGCTACTTCGGAGAACCTGAGGGGGCAATAGAGTACATAGAGGAAGCCTTCGGGCTGAGGGGTTTTCTCCATGGAGTTTCTTAGTTACGACTTCGTCCAGAGGGACTTATTGCCGGAATACTCATAGGTGTATCCACTGCATTGACAGGAGTCTTTTTAATCTTGAGAAGGTACGCATTTCTGGGAGCGGGTCTCTCTCACGCTGCCTTCGGAGGCATAGCCCTCAGTTTCTTGCTGGGAACCGACGTATACTTAACTACCGTTATCTTTACTATTCTGGTTGCGAACTTCGTCCAGTTTCTGACTCAAACAAAGAAAGTTCCCGGTGACACCGCAATTGCAGTTATTTTCTCAAGCGGTATGGCGCTCGCCGTAACCATTCTGGGAATTGTCAGGGGATTCGGTGAAAACCTCTTTTCGTACCTTTTCGGAAACATACTCATGGTTACGAAGGAAGAACTCTTCTACACGGCGGGTGTGTTTCTTATAACTCTGCTTTTTATAGGAATCTTTTACAAGAAACTCCTTCTCACAACGTTTTCCGAAGAAATGGCGAAGGTAAAGGGGATAAACATATCCTTCCTGAATTACTCCTTTGTTACGCTCACGGCTCTCGTTGTGGTCGCAAGCATAAAGGCAGTAGGGGTAATACTTGCCTCTTCCTTAGTCGTAATTCCTGCGATGAGCGGTTTGATACTTGCAGGTTCCTTCTTGAGCAGTCTAATAATATCTTCGGTTGTTTCTACTCTTTCCGTTGTCCTCGGGATATATATTTCCTTCAATTACGACGTTCCGCCGAGCGGTTCGATAGTGGGAATAGCGATACTCCTCTTTCTAGCTTCCTTCTTACTGAGAAAGCTTCCTCTGAAGTAGAACCTTGAACCTGTCTCCCATAGAGATAAGCATGGTCTTCAGTCTAGATAGCCTTTCCACACTCTCAGCACTCTCCTCCCAGCTCAGTTTCTCGAGTTCGTTCAAGAATGTTGGTATGTGCATCAAAAAGTCCCTCTGACTTTGGAAGAGAATAGTCTCAAGACCAAAGTCCCTTCCGTATTCCATGAGTGCGGAAAAATTCACGTGTGCGGTTATGTCCGCGTTCCCAGCTTCCTTTAGAAAGTCCTTTACAACCTTGTGTTCTTTGTAGGCTACTACAGTCCCCTCAGGATACTTTGTTATTTCCTCGGAAGTGTACCCGTAATCTATCACGAAATGATAACCTTCAACAAGACTCTCGGAAATTTTCTTCAGCATATCTATACAGTCGAGACAAACTTCCACAATCTGATTTAAGTTTTCGTAATTCATTCTCCTTAGGAATTCCTTTACCTTCTCGTTTTCTAAACTTAGCCACACTTCGCTTCCCTTTTCATCAACGTAAAGCTCCTTACCTCCCTTTACTATGTGAACAGGAAGGGCGTCAAAAAACTCATTTGAGAACACTATTCCTTCAACCTTCGGTAGCTCTTCTACCCATTCCACGTTTTTAAAGTTCTTTAAAACTTCTCTTTGCTTACTTATCAGGTAAGGACTGAACTCGTATATGTAATACTTTAATCTGTTGAAAAGATCCGGATAATTTGCCCTGTAGTAATTAAGGATGTCGTAAGCAAGCAGCCCTCTCCCGGCACCCAGTTCAACAAGGGCGGGTCTTTCAAACTCAGAAAGGTGCTGGGAAAAGAACTCGGCGAGTGCTTCGCCAAAAGCCCTGTCCAGTTCCGGAGCCGTAAAGAAGTCCTTTAAAGCCCTCTGGGAGGAGTAGTAATCCTTTACCGCTTTTTCCATAAAGTCTCTGAAACTGATAAAAGCCATTATTTAGAATATATTAAATACTTTACGGGAGAAGATGAAAAAGTTAGTAATAGGTATTTTAGGAATAGTTATAGCCTTATTTGTCGGA
The genomic region above belongs to Aquifex aeolicus VF5 and contains:
- a CDS encoding metal ABC transporter solute-binding protein, Zn/Mn family, translated to MKKFLIILLSFVLFVFPEDLILVSIYPFYDVVKDISGKYYRVESLVPPKADYHVYELTPRELIKLYRAKVVFVSGVPLGEWEEKVEKIAKGKVYSLSKGIELITYGHEELGKDPHFWVSPKRMLKVAKNVEEALTETFKKNFSENYKNVEQELKKLDEAYTKTLSKCEYKKFGAVHGAFGYLAKDYGLEQVLLREEHGHGDISPSELKKLVKLIKKKEIKVVLIPKGVHSKFAEILKETYNITVYEVNVKIIPEEEGDNYYKIMERNLKVLKEALKCG
- a CDS encoding ABC transporter ATP-binding protein, with amino-acid sequence MRVIEVKNLTFSYDGKHNVLEDVSFYVEKGDFLGIVGPNGAGKSTLLKLILGFLKPKSGEIYLFGKKIEEFKDWKRVGYVPQRLSVEHAFPGTVKELLSSVCEDKKEIDYLVEFLKLKNIVNKQFTKLSGGQQQRVLLAMALSYNPELILLDEPTVGLDVHAINHFMSILLDLNMNHKKSIVMISHDIGTLLKHASKILCLNKKVCYFGEPEGAIEYIEEAFGLRGFLHGVS
- a CDS encoding metal ABC transporter permease, which produces MRRYAFLGAGLSHAAFGGIALSFLLGTDVYLTTVIFTILVANFVQFLTQTKKVPGDTAIAVIFSSGMALAVTILGIVRGFGENLFSYLFGNILMVTKEELFYTAGVFLITLLFIGIFYKKLLLTTFSEEMAKVKGINISFLNYSFVTLTALVVVASIKAVGVILASSLVVIPAMSGLILAGSFLSSLIISSVVSTLSVVLGIYISFNYDVPPSGSIVGIAILLFLASFLLRKLPLK
- a CDS encoding class I SAM-dependent methyltransferase — encoded protein: MAFISFRDFMEKAVKDYYSSQRALKDFFTAPELDRAFGEALAEFFSQHLSEFERPALVELGAGRGLLAYDILNYYRANYPDLFNRLKYYIYEFSPYLISKQREVLKNFKNVEWVEELPKVEGIVFSNEFFDALPVHIVKGGKELYVDEKGSEVWLSLENEKVKEFLRRMNYENLNQIVEVCLDCIDMLKKISESLVEGYHFVIDYGYTSEEITKYPEGTVVAYKEHKVVKDFLKEAGNADITAHVNFSALMEYGRDFGLETILFQSQRDFLMHIPTFLNELEKLSWEESAESVERLSRLKTMLISMGDRFKVLLQRKLSQ